From Cucumis melo cultivar AY chromosome 1, USDA_Cmelo_AY_1.0, whole genome shotgun sequence, a single genomic window includes:
- the LOC103499913 gene encoding E3 ubiquitin-protein ligase makorin isoform X3 gives MSKRVLCKYFAHGACLKGEYCEFSHDWTAPPSNVCTYYQKAHSQLSRPLSPFSGSTSELASSEMPSLPLRHETAWSGEFVRPDGLDDWGNGEARVVGPADIPICSFAAAGGDCPRGENCPHIHGDLCPTCGKQCLHPFRTDEREEHLKACEKKQKHLESLKHSQDIECSVCLERVLSKTETAERKFGILSECDHPFCISCIRNWRNSSSTSGMDVNSALRACPICRKLSYFVIPSVIWYSSKEEKQEIVDSYKSRLRSIDCKHFNFGNGNCPFGSSCFYKHLVIPGSYTWKYHRPPPRRPQSWRTPPSRSNIVDMDAFFEMFEDLEDLDFSDEDLDFEYLTLLEMALMQLGCEANSSSDEES, from the exons ATGTCTAAAAG GGTCTTATGCAAGTATTTTGCGCATGGAGCTTGTTTAAAAGGGGAATATTGTGAGTTTTCTCATGACTGGACGGCTCCACCAAGCAAT GTTTGTACTTATTATCAAAAGG CTCATTCTCAATTATCAAGGCCACTTTCTCCTTTTTCTGGTTCTACAAGCGAGCTTGCTAGTTCAGAGATGCCCAGTCTTCCCTTGCGGCATGAAACTGCGTGGAGTGGAGAGTTTGTGCGTCCAGACGGTCTAGATGATTGGGGGAATGGGGAGGCAAGGGTTGTTGGTCCAGCTGATATACCTATTTGTTCTTTTGCTGCGGCTGGTGGTGATTGTCCGCGTGGTGAAAATTGTCCTCATATTCATGGGGACTTATGTCCTACATGTGGAAAACAATGTTTACATCCTTTTAGGACGGATGAAAGGGAGGAGCACTTGAAGGCATGTGAGAAAAAGCAAAAACATCTAGAGTCTTTGAAACATAGCCAAGACATAGAGTGCAGTGTTTGCCTGGAGCGTGTTCTTTCTAAAACCGAAACAGCGGAGAGGAAATTTGGGATTCTATCAGAATGTGATCATCCATTTTGCATTTCTTGTATTAGAAACTGGCGCAATAGTTCATCTACCTCTGGAATGGATGTTAATAGTGCTTTAAGAGCCTGCCCAATCTGTAGAAAGTTGTCATACTTTGTCATTCCAAGTGTCATATGGTATTCTTCGAAggaagaaaaacaagagatTGTTGATAGCTACAAGTCAAGGCTGCG ATCAATAGATTGCAAGCACTTCAACTTTGGAAATGGGAACTGTCCTTTTGGATCCAGTTGCTTTTACAAG CATTTGGTCATTCCTGGTTCATACACATGGAAATATCACAGGCCACCTCCACGCCGACCACAATCATGGAGAACTCCTCCAAGCAGATCTAATATTGTTGATATGGATGCCTTTTTTGAAATGTTCGAAGACTTGGAGGATTTGGATTTTAGTGATGAAGATTTAGATTTTGAATATTTAACACTTTTGGAGATGGCACTAATGCAGTTGGGTTGTGAAGCTAACTCGTCAAGTGATGAAGAGTCATAG
- the LOC103499913 gene encoding putative RING-type E3 ubiquitin transferase C3H69 isoform X6 → MSKRVLCKYFAHGACLKGEYCEFSHDWTAPPSNVCTYYQKAHSQLSRPLSPFSGSTSELASSEMPSLPLRHETAWSGEFVRPDGLDDWGNGEARVVGPADIPICSFAAAGGDCPRGENCPHIHGDLCPTCGKQCLHPFRTDEREEHLKACEKKQKHLESLKHSQDIECSVCLERVLSKTETAERKFGILSECDHPFCISCIRNWRNSSSTSGMDVNSALRACPICRKLSYFVIPSVIWYSSKEEKQEIVDSYKSRLRSIDCKHFNFGNGNCPFGSSCFYKHAHRDGRLEEIALRHIGNEDGLTVIAKNLRLSDFLSDLHIR, encoded by the exons ATGTCTAAAAG GGTCTTATGCAAGTATTTTGCGCATGGAGCTTGTTTAAAAGGGGAATATTGTGAGTTTTCTCATGACTGGACGGCTCCACCAAGCAAT GTTTGTACTTATTATCAAAAGG CTCATTCTCAATTATCAAGGCCACTTTCTCCTTTTTCTGGTTCTACAAGCGAGCTTGCTAGTTCAGAGATGCCCAGTCTTCCCTTGCGGCATGAAACTGCGTGGAGTGGAGAGTTTGTGCGTCCAGACGGTCTAGATGATTGGGGGAATGGGGAGGCAAGGGTTGTTGGTCCAGCTGATATACCTATTTGTTCTTTTGCTGCGGCTGGTGGTGATTGTCCGCGTGGTGAAAATTGTCCTCATATTCATGGGGACTTATGTCCTACATGTGGAAAACAATGTTTACATCCTTTTAGGACGGATGAAAGGGAGGAGCACTTGAAGGCATGTGAGAAAAAGCAAAAACATCTAGAGTCTTTGAAACATAGCCAAGACATAGAGTGCAGTGTTTGCCTGGAGCGTGTTCTTTCTAAAACCGAAACAGCGGAGAGGAAATTTGGGATTCTATCAGAATGTGATCATCCATTTTGCATTTCTTGTATTAGAAACTGGCGCAATAGTTCATCTACCTCTGGAATGGATGTTAATAGTGCTTTAAGAGCCTGCCCAATCTGTAGAAAGTTGTCATACTTTGTCATTCCAAGTGTCATATGGTATTCTTCGAAggaagaaaaacaagagatTGTTGATAGCTACAAGTCAAGGCTGCG ATCAATAGATTGCAAGCACTTCAACTTTGGAAATGGGAACTGTCCTTTTGGATCCAGTTGCTTTTACAAG CATGCGCATCGGGATGGTCGGTTGGAAGAGATAGCTCTGCGTCATATTGGGAATGAAGACGGTCTCACTGTTATAGCTAAAAATCTTAG GTTGTCGGACTTTCTCAGTGACTTGCATATCAGGTGA
- the LOC103499913 gene encoding E3 ubiquitin-protein ligase makorin isoform X4 — protein MSKRVLCKYFAHGACLKGEYCEFSHDWTAPPSNVCTYYQKGRCAFGSRCRYDHVKVSHTESCSNVQQSHGSESLSVAHSQLSRPLSPFSGSTSELASSEMPSLPLRHETAWSGEFVRPDGLDDWGNGEARVVGPADIPICSFAAAGGDCPRGENCPHIHGDLCPTCGKQCLHPFRTDEREEHLKACEKKQKHLESLKHSQDIECSVCLERVLSKTETAERKFGILSECDHPFCISCIRNWRNSSSTSGMDVNSALRACPICRKLSYFVIPSVIWYSSKEEKQEIVDSYKSRLRSIDCKHFNFGNGNCPFGSSCFYKHAHRDGRLEEIALRHIGNEDGLTVIAKNLRLSDFLSDLHIR, from the exons ATGTCTAAAAG GGTCTTATGCAAGTATTTTGCGCATGGAGCTTGTTTAAAAGGGGAATATTGTGAGTTTTCTCATGACTGGACGGCTCCACCAAGCAAT GTTTGTACTTATTATCAAAAGGGTAGGTGTGCTTTTGGCAGTCGATGCAGATATGATCATGTTAAAGTTTCTCACACCGAATCGTGTTCGAATGTTCAGCAATCTCATGGGTCTGAATCTCTTTCTGTAGCTCATTCTCAATTATCAAGGCCACTTTCTCCTTTTTCTGGTTCTACAAGCGAGCTTGCTAGTTCAGAGATGCCCAGTCTTCCCTTGCGGCATGAAACTGCGTGGAGTGGAGAGTTTGTGCGTCCAGACGGTCTAGATGATTGGGGGAATGGGGAGGCAAGGGTTGTTGGTCCAGCTGATATACCTATTTGTTCTTTTGCTGCGGCTGGTGGTGATTGTCCGCGTGGTGAAAATTGTCCTCATATTCATGGGGACTTATGTCCTACATGTGGAAAACAATGTTTACATCCTTTTAGGACGGATGAAAGGGAGGAGCACTTGAAGGCATGTGAGAAAAAGCAAAAACATCTAGAGTCTTTGAAACATAGCCAAGACATAGAGTGCAGTGTTTGCCTGGAGCGTGTTCTTTCTAAAACCGAAACAGCGGAGAGGAAATTTGGGATTCTATCAGAATGTGATCATCCATTTTGCATTTCTTGTATTAGAAACTGGCGCAATAGTTCATCTACCTCTGGAATGGATGTTAATAGTGCTTTAAGAGCCTGCCCAATCTGTAGAAAGTTGTCATACTTTGTCATTCCAAGTGTCATATGGTATTCTTCGAAggaagaaaaacaagagatTGTTGATAGCTACAAGTCAAGGCTGCG ATCAATAGATTGCAAGCACTTCAACTTTGGAAATGGGAACTGTCCTTTTGGATCCAGTTGCTTTTACAAG CATGCGCATCGGGATGGTCGGTTGGAAGAGATAGCTCTGCGTCATATTGGGAATGAAGACGGTCTCACTGTTATAGCTAAAAATCTTAG GTTGTCGGACTTTCTCAGTGACTTGCATATCAGGTGA
- the LOC103499913 gene encoding E3 ubiquitin-protein ligase makorin isoform X2: MSKRVLCKYFAHGACLKGEYCEFSHDWTAPPSNVNISHSSVLPYIIMVFRLLILSDASSITAHSQLSRPLSPFSGSTSELASSEMPSLPLRHETAWSGEFVRPDGLDDWGNGEARVVGPADIPICSFAAAGGDCPRGENCPHIHGDLCPTCGKQCLHPFRTDEREEHLKACEKKQKHLESLKHSQDIECSVCLERVLSKTETAERKFGILSECDHPFCISCIRNWRNSSSTSGMDVNSALRACPICRKLSYFVIPSVIWYSSKEEKQEIVDSYKSRLRSIDCKHFNFGNGNCPFGSSCFYKHLVIPGSYTWKYHRPPPRRPQSWRTPPSRSNIVDMDAFFEMFEDLEDLDFSDEDLDFEYLTLLEMALMQLGCEANSSSDEES, translated from the exons ATGTCTAAAAG GGTCTTATGCAAGTATTTTGCGCATGGAGCTTGTTTAAAAGGGGAATATTGTGAGTTTTCTCATGACTGGACGGCTCCACCAAGCAATGTAAATATTTCTCACTCCTCTGTGTTACCATATATTATAATGGTGTTCAGACTATTGATTCTTTCTGATGCATCGTCGATAACAG CTCATTCTCAATTATCAAGGCCACTTTCTCCTTTTTCTGGTTCTACAAGCGAGCTTGCTAGTTCAGAGATGCCCAGTCTTCCCTTGCGGCATGAAACTGCGTGGAGTGGAGAGTTTGTGCGTCCAGACGGTCTAGATGATTGGGGGAATGGGGAGGCAAGGGTTGTTGGTCCAGCTGATATACCTATTTGTTCTTTTGCTGCGGCTGGTGGTGATTGTCCGCGTGGTGAAAATTGTCCTCATATTCATGGGGACTTATGTCCTACATGTGGAAAACAATGTTTACATCCTTTTAGGACGGATGAAAGGGAGGAGCACTTGAAGGCATGTGAGAAAAAGCAAAAACATCTAGAGTCTTTGAAACATAGCCAAGACATAGAGTGCAGTGTTTGCCTGGAGCGTGTTCTTTCTAAAACCGAAACAGCGGAGAGGAAATTTGGGATTCTATCAGAATGTGATCATCCATTTTGCATTTCTTGTATTAGAAACTGGCGCAATAGTTCATCTACCTCTGGAATGGATGTTAATAGTGCTTTAAGAGCCTGCCCAATCTGTAGAAAGTTGTCATACTTTGTCATTCCAAGTGTCATATGGTATTCTTCGAAggaagaaaaacaagagatTGTTGATAGCTACAAGTCAAGGCTGCG ATCAATAGATTGCAAGCACTTCAACTTTGGAAATGGGAACTGTCCTTTTGGATCCAGTTGCTTTTACAAG CATTTGGTCATTCCTGGTTCATACACATGGAAATATCACAGGCCACCTCCACGCCGACCACAATCATGGAGAACTCCTCCAAGCAGATCTAATATTGTTGATATGGATGCCTTTTTTGAAATGTTCGAAGACTTGGAGGATTTGGATTTTAGTGATGAAGATTTAGATTTTGAATATTTAACACTTTTGGAGATGGCACTAATGCAGTTGGGTTGTGAAGCTAACTCGTCAAGTGATGAAGAGTCATAG
- the LOC103499913 gene encoding putative RING-type E3 ubiquitin transferase C3H69 isoform X5 has translation MSKRVLCKYFAHGACLKGEYCEFSHDWTAPPSNVCTYYQKGRCAFGSRCRYDHVKVSHTESCSNVQQSHGSESLSVAHSQLSRPLSPFSGSTSELASSEMPSLPLRHETAWSGEFVRPDGLDDWGNGEARVVGPADIPICSFAAAGGDCPRGENCPHIHGDLCPTCGKQCLHPFRTDEREEHLKACEKKQKHLESLKHSQDIECSVCLERVLSKTETAERKFGILSECDHPFCISCIRNWRNSSSTSGMDVNSALRACPICRKLSYFVIPSVIWYSSKEEKQEIVDSYKSRLRSIDCKHFNFGNGNCPFGSSCFYKVVGLSQ, from the exons ATGTCTAAAAG GGTCTTATGCAAGTATTTTGCGCATGGAGCTTGTTTAAAAGGGGAATATTGTGAGTTTTCTCATGACTGGACGGCTCCACCAAGCAAT GTTTGTACTTATTATCAAAAGGGTAGGTGTGCTTTTGGCAGTCGATGCAGATATGATCATGTTAAAGTTTCTCACACCGAATCGTGTTCGAATGTTCAGCAATCTCATGGGTCTGAATCTCTTTCTGTAGCTCATTCTCAATTATCAAGGCCACTTTCTCCTTTTTCTGGTTCTACAAGCGAGCTTGCTAGTTCAGAGATGCCCAGTCTTCCCTTGCGGCATGAAACTGCGTGGAGTGGAGAGTTTGTGCGTCCAGACGGTCTAGATGATTGGGGGAATGGGGAGGCAAGGGTTGTTGGTCCAGCTGATATACCTATTTGTTCTTTTGCTGCGGCTGGTGGTGATTGTCCGCGTGGTGAAAATTGTCCTCATATTCATGGGGACTTATGTCCTACATGTGGAAAACAATGTTTACATCCTTTTAGGACGGATGAAAGGGAGGAGCACTTGAAGGCATGTGAGAAAAAGCAAAAACATCTAGAGTCTTTGAAACATAGCCAAGACATAGAGTGCAGTGTTTGCCTGGAGCGTGTTCTTTCTAAAACCGAAACAGCGGAGAGGAAATTTGGGATTCTATCAGAATGTGATCATCCATTTTGCATTTCTTGTATTAGAAACTGGCGCAATAGTTCATCTACCTCTGGAATGGATGTTAATAGTGCTTTAAGAGCCTGCCCAATCTGTAGAAAGTTGTCATACTTTGTCATTCCAAGTGTCATATGGTATTCTTCGAAggaagaaaaacaagagatTGTTGATAGCTACAAGTCAAGGCTGCG ATCAATAGATTGCAAGCACTTCAACTTTGGAAATGGGAACTGTCCTTTTGGATCCAGTTGCTTTTACAAG GTTGTCGGACTTTCTCAGTGA
- the LOC103499913 gene encoding E3 ubiquitin-protein ligase makorin isoform X1: protein MSKRVLCKYFAHGACLKGEYCEFSHDWTAPPSNVCTYYQKGRCAFGSRCRYDHVKVSHTESCSNVQQSHGSESLSVAHSQLSRPLSPFSGSTSELASSEMPSLPLRHETAWSGEFVRPDGLDDWGNGEARVVGPADIPICSFAAAGGDCPRGENCPHIHGDLCPTCGKQCLHPFRTDEREEHLKACEKKQKHLESLKHSQDIECSVCLERVLSKTETAERKFGILSECDHPFCISCIRNWRNSSSTSGMDVNSALRACPICRKLSYFVIPSVIWYSSKEEKQEIVDSYKSRLRSIDCKHFNFGNGNCPFGSSCFYKHLVIPGSYTWKYHRPPPRRPQSWRTPPSRSNIVDMDAFFEMFEDLEDLDFSDEDLDFEYLTLLEMALMQLGCEANSSSDEES from the exons ATGTCTAAAAG GGTCTTATGCAAGTATTTTGCGCATGGAGCTTGTTTAAAAGGGGAATATTGTGAGTTTTCTCATGACTGGACGGCTCCACCAAGCAAT GTTTGTACTTATTATCAAAAGGGTAGGTGTGCTTTTGGCAGTCGATGCAGATATGATCATGTTAAAGTTTCTCACACCGAATCGTGTTCGAATGTTCAGCAATCTCATGGGTCTGAATCTCTTTCTGTAGCTCATTCTCAATTATCAAGGCCACTTTCTCCTTTTTCTGGTTCTACAAGCGAGCTTGCTAGTTCAGAGATGCCCAGTCTTCCCTTGCGGCATGAAACTGCGTGGAGTGGAGAGTTTGTGCGTCCAGACGGTCTAGATGATTGGGGGAATGGGGAGGCAAGGGTTGTTGGTCCAGCTGATATACCTATTTGTTCTTTTGCTGCGGCTGGTGGTGATTGTCCGCGTGGTGAAAATTGTCCTCATATTCATGGGGACTTATGTCCTACATGTGGAAAACAATGTTTACATCCTTTTAGGACGGATGAAAGGGAGGAGCACTTGAAGGCATGTGAGAAAAAGCAAAAACATCTAGAGTCTTTGAAACATAGCCAAGACATAGAGTGCAGTGTTTGCCTGGAGCGTGTTCTTTCTAAAACCGAAACAGCGGAGAGGAAATTTGGGATTCTATCAGAATGTGATCATCCATTTTGCATTTCTTGTATTAGAAACTGGCGCAATAGTTCATCTACCTCTGGAATGGATGTTAATAGTGCTTTAAGAGCCTGCCCAATCTGTAGAAAGTTGTCATACTTTGTCATTCCAAGTGTCATATGGTATTCTTCGAAggaagaaaaacaagagatTGTTGATAGCTACAAGTCAAGGCTGCG ATCAATAGATTGCAAGCACTTCAACTTTGGAAATGGGAACTGTCCTTTTGGATCCAGTTGCTTTTACAAG CATTTGGTCATTCCTGGTTCATACACATGGAAATATCACAGGCCACCTCCACGCCGACCACAATCATGGAGAACTCCTCCAAGCAGATCTAATATTGTTGATATGGATGCCTTTTTTGAAATGTTCGAAGACTTGGAGGATTTGGATTTTAGTGATGAAGATTTAGATTTTGAATATTTAACACTTTTGGAGATGGCACTAATGCAGTTGGGTTGTGAAGCTAACTCGTCAAGTGATGAAGAGTCATAG